One genomic segment of Occultella kanbiaonis includes these proteins:
- a CDS encoding DUF4962 domain-containing protein produces MTNPTLLLDGHEDRLRAEAQGVRAGQFRRLLEECERYRSEVLPTEHPSASITYLGAAAANLALAYRITGQAHYLTELRRWLAVPVGFVHWGRAHMPDHDLDAGWLLHGLGLAYSWAGPALPADERTALRDKLILQGARMYEFAVSTEGQWWSSSYWQNHNWICYAGLATAGYAVTAEHPAARDWTERAKANFDMVLDLLPADGSNSEGVVYWRYGEPWLVSYLDVLRSAEGLDWFGRSDHLRETFWYRLYQAAPDLERIVDHGDCHDRRSGHPVAMYYKLASEYGIGQAQWLAAQVTDRFLWREAYESGVRPGIRAEAYQEFLWYDPNVAPVAPDDLPTSRHFPDLGLVVGRTSWAEDATLVSFKASPGGGHKAWDTSHDLLEQRGWVTLSAGHHHPDSGTFVLLGEGSYLAVDEGYSSRKRTAHHNAVLVDGNGYVNTGRYHVYKDLDREYTGRIVTTTLGSGWTHAVSEVAAMYDRSLGVRRVRRHLVLTPGGILVLVDDLAADAPREWTWLLQTDNPAAPVEAGTDGTPELWRAEAGRGALAIHAVAPAVARTDVVPTPIHANPTSSTPSLAIEKVQHTLRRTVGPAAEATIVSVLEPRPWSVDGGARVRAQTDGRVVSVEITADGAIERVVLDLDGAAVPGTGAAVTGEGFAGWRTEPGDADPTRSAGAELAEAPRRQ; encoded by the coding sequence CGTGCCGGCCAGTTCCGCCGGCTGCTCGAGGAGTGCGAGCGCTACCGCAGCGAGGTGCTGCCCACGGAGCATCCCAGCGCCTCGATCACCTACCTCGGTGCGGCGGCCGCGAACCTCGCGCTCGCGTACCGGATCACCGGGCAGGCCCACTACCTCACCGAACTGCGCCGCTGGCTCGCGGTTCCGGTGGGGTTCGTGCACTGGGGCAGGGCACACATGCCCGATCACGACCTGGACGCGGGCTGGCTGCTGCACGGGCTCGGGCTCGCGTACTCCTGGGCCGGGCCCGCACTACCCGCCGACGAACGGACCGCCCTGCGGGACAAGCTGATCCTGCAGGGTGCGCGGATGTACGAGTTCGCCGTCTCCACCGAGGGGCAGTGGTGGTCCTCGTCGTACTGGCAGAACCACAACTGGATCTGTTACGCCGGGCTCGCGACGGCCGGCTACGCCGTGACCGCCGAGCACCCGGCGGCCCGGGACTGGACCGAGCGGGCGAAGGCGAACTTCGACATGGTCCTGGACCTGCTTCCCGCGGACGGCTCGAACTCCGAGGGTGTCGTCTACTGGCGCTACGGCGAGCCCTGGCTGGTCAGCTACCTCGACGTGCTGCGGTCCGCGGAAGGGCTCGACTGGTTCGGTCGCAGCGACCACCTGCGCGAGACGTTCTGGTACCGCCTCTACCAGGCGGCGCCGGACCTGGAACGGATCGTCGACCACGGCGACTGCCACGACCGCCGCAGCGGGCACCCGGTGGCGATGTACTACAAGCTGGCGTCGGAGTACGGGATCGGCCAGGCGCAGTGGCTGGCCGCGCAGGTCACCGACCGGTTCCTCTGGCGCGAGGCGTACGAGAGCGGGGTCCGCCCCGGGATCAGGGCCGAGGCGTACCAGGAGTTCCTCTGGTACGACCCGAACGTCGCGCCGGTGGCGCCCGACGACCTGCCGACGAGCCGGCACTTCCCCGACCTCGGCCTCGTGGTGGGCCGGACCTCGTGGGCCGAGGACGCCACCCTGGTCTCGTTCAAGGCATCCCCGGGTGGTGGCCACAAGGCCTGGGACACCTCCCACGATCTGCTCGAGCAGCGCGGCTGGGTGACCCTGAGCGCCGGGCACCACCACCCGGACTCCGGCACGTTCGTGCTGCTCGGCGAGGGCTCCTACCTGGCCGTGGACGAGGGGTACTCCTCCCGCAAGCGCACCGCGCACCACAACGCCGTCCTCGTGGACGGCAACGGGTACGTCAACACCGGCCGCTACCACGTCTACAAGGACCTGGACCGCGAGTACACCGGCCGGATCGTGACCACGACGCTCGGCTCGGGCTGGACCCACGCGGTCAGCGAGGTCGCCGCCATGTACGACCGGTCGCTGGGGGTGCGGCGGGTCCGCCGGCACCTCGTGCTCACCCCGGGCGGGATCCTCGTGCTGGTGGACGACCTCGCGGCGGATGCCCCACGCGAGTGGACCTGGCTGCTCCAGACCGACAACCCGGCAGCACCGGTGGAAGCCGGTACCGACGGCACCCCCGAGCTCTGGCGCGCGGAAGCCGGCCGCGGCGCGCTCGCCATCCACGCGGTCGCGCCCGCGGTTGCGCGAACCGACGTGGTGCCCACGCCGATCCATGCGAACCCGACCTCATCGACGCCGTCGCTGGCGATCGAGAAGGTCCAGCACACGCTGCGGCGCACCGTCGGCCCGGCGGCGGAGGCGACGATCGTGAGCGTGCTCGAACCCCGGCCGTGGTCCGTCGACGGCGGAGCCCGGGTCCGGGCGCAGACCGACGGCCGCGTGGTCAGCGTGGAGATCACGGCCGACGGCGCCATCGAGCGGGTCGTGCTCGACCTGGACGGCGCCGCGGTGCCCGGCACGGGTGCGGCGGTCACGGGCGAGGGGTTCGCCGGGTGGCGCACCGAGCCCGGCGACGCGGACCCGACACGCTCCGCCGGTGCGGAGCTCGCCGAGGCGCCGAGGCGGCAATGA
- a CDS encoding DUF624 domain-containing protein yields MTTRRRRGWEQRLLAAMAYPANLALGGVAAFILALPVITAVPAVIALGRAYGSWLREGDDAVFTGTFREFAATWRRSLPLGLAGAVVVALLVVNATFLMDRLDAGPDPLALVLVLVLAPATAVVGAAVTLLLLGLPVAAHRSRDADVKHWLAESGYLVARRPVRALALLAIVAAFVFTCGLLPTIVPFLGLSLPVYLAHVSLGQGDGAGPGRGGTGPEADRR; encoded by the coding sequence GTGACCACACGCAGGCGCCGGGGCTGGGAGCAGCGACTCCTCGCCGCGATGGCCTACCCCGCGAACCTCGCCCTCGGCGGCGTGGCCGCGTTCATCCTGGCCCTCCCGGTGATCACCGCGGTACCCGCCGTGATCGCGCTCGGGCGGGCCTACGGGTCGTGGTTGCGCGAGGGTGATGATGCGGTGTTCACGGGCACCTTCCGCGAGTTCGCGGCGACCTGGCGGCGGAGCCTGCCGCTCGGGTTGGCGGGCGCCGTGGTCGTGGCCCTGCTGGTGGTGAACGCGACGTTCCTGATGGACCGCCTCGACGCGGGTCCTGATCCGCTCGCGCTGGTGCTGGTGCTCGTGCTGGCGCCGGCGACGGCGGTCGTCGGCGCCGCCGTCACGCTGCTGCTCCTCGGGCTGCCGGTCGCGGCGCACCGGTCCCGGGACGCCGACGTCAAGCACTGGCTGGCGGAGTCCGGCTACCTGGTGGCACGCCGGCCGGTGCGCGCGCTCGCCCTCCTCGCGATCGTCGCCGCGTTCGTCTTCACCTGCGGGCTGCTGCCGACGATCGTGCCGTTCCTGGGCCTCTCACTTCCCGTGTACCTGGCGCACGTCTCGCTCGGCCAGGGCGACGGCGCCGGACCGGGCCGCGGTGGCACCGGGCCGGAGGCCGACCGCCGATGA
- a CDS encoding IclR family transcriptional regulator produces the protein MTVTHPGPEQTSASALAKGLRVLEAVLTNHRLTDICATTGLSYGTVHRILAELVAGGWVVQDADRRYHPGPRQDGMASLRRPTAGGGLDPARRDLTPHLLRLRDATGLTVHLAAVRDGALVYVAKVEAPGSYLLGSYVGLGLELHATAIGKAYLATMAPERAVRLLTQRPVHARTRHTLISRARLLVDLSQIRERGWAFDNGENEEGIRCIGVALRGADGQVCGGVSVSGPDAALERPTIAAHARAVVRAGAAIGSALAASGPDPDGVSD, from the coding sequence ATGACCGTCACGCATCCGGGCCCCGAGCAGACGAGCGCGTCCGCGCTCGCCAAGGGACTGCGGGTGCTGGAGGCGGTGCTCACGAACCACCGGCTCACCGACATCTGCGCGACCACCGGACTCAGCTACGGCACCGTCCATCGCATCCTGGCCGAGCTCGTGGCCGGCGGGTGGGTCGTCCAGGACGCCGACCGGCGCTACCACCCGGGCCCGCGGCAGGACGGCATGGCGAGCCTGCGGCGACCCACCGCCGGCGGTGGCCTGGACCCGGCGCGTCGCGACCTCACCCCGCACCTGCTGCGCCTGCGTGACGCGACCGGCCTGACCGTGCACCTGGCCGCGGTGCGGGACGGCGCTCTGGTGTACGTCGCCAAGGTGGAGGCGCCCGGGTCCTACCTGCTCGGCTCCTACGTGGGCCTCGGGCTCGAGCTGCACGCGACCGCCATCGGCAAGGCGTACCTGGCGACCATGGCGCCCGAGCGAGCAGTGCGGCTGCTCACCCAACGTCCGGTGCATGCCCGCACCCGGCACACGCTGATCTCCCGCGCTCGCCTCCTGGTCGATCTGAGCCAGATCCGCGAGCGGGGCTGGGCGTTCGACAACGGGGAGAACGAGGAGGGCATCCGCTGCATCGGGGTGGCGCTGCGCGGCGCGGACGGTCAGGTCTGCGGCGGTGTGAGCGTGTCCGGCCCGGACGCTGCGCTGGAGCGGCCCACCATCGCCGCTCACGCGCGGGCGGTGGTCCGGGCGGGCGCCGCCATCGGGAGTGCGCTGGCCGCGTCCGGACCTGACCCGGACGGTGTGTCGGACTGA
- a CDS encoding acetylxylan esterase, producing the protein MYVDMSLDHLAEYRPTPEEPGDFDAFWARTLADSPAGVAGYERVDVGLSTVDVFDVTFPGYAGQPIKAWLLLPRHRTGRLPGIVQYIGYNGGRGIPFEWLTWSAAGYAHLIMDNRGQGGGGKTVAHTPDLNPEGHGSSAPGFLTNGIEDPERHFYRRLITDAVRAVDALKGAPEVDGSRVAVLGGSQGGGLALAVAGLRDDLSAAIVDVPFMCHYRRASTITDNGPYAEIRRWLSGHRDSVDAAMRTLSYLDGVNFAARASCPAWFSVALMDNICPPSTVYAAYHRYAGPRDIAVYHYNGHEGGGPYGVPRTLAALAETLGRPTAQSDTPSGSGPDAASALPMAAPARTTARA; encoded by the coding sequence ATGTACGTCGACATGTCCCTCGACCACCTGGCCGAGTATCGCCCAACCCCCGAGGAGCCAGGAGACTTCGACGCGTTCTGGGCGCGCACCCTCGCCGACTCCCCGGCGGGCGTGGCCGGCTATGAGCGGGTCGACGTCGGCCTGAGCACGGTGGACGTGTTCGACGTGACGTTCCCCGGCTACGCGGGCCAGCCGATCAAGGCCTGGCTGCTGCTGCCCCGGCACCGGACCGGCCGGCTGCCCGGCATCGTGCAGTACATCGGCTACAACGGTGGGCGCGGCATCCCGTTCGAATGGCTCACCTGGAGCGCCGCCGGGTACGCCCACCTGATCATGGACAACCGGGGTCAGGGCGGCGGCGGCAAGACAGTCGCGCACACCCCGGACCTCAACCCGGAGGGCCACGGGTCGTCCGCACCGGGCTTCCTGACGAACGGCATCGAGGACCCCGAGCGCCACTTCTATCGCCGCCTGATCACCGATGCCGTGCGGGCCGTCGACGCCCTGAAGGGTGCGCCGGAGGTCGACGGGAGCAGGGTCGCCGTGCTCGGTGGCAGCCAGGGCGGCGGGCTCGCCCTCGCGGTGGCCGGCCTTCGGGACGACCTGTCTGCCGCGATCGTGGACGTGCCGTTCATGTGTCACTACCGGCGTGCGTCCACGATCACCGACAACGGTCCCTATGCGGAGATCCGGCGCTGGCTGAGCGGGCACCGGGACAGCGTCGACGCGGCGATGCGCACCCTCTCCTATCTCGACGGCGTGAACTTCGCCGCCCGTGCTTCCTGTCCCGCCTGGTTCTCGGTGGCGTTGATGGACAACATCTGCCCGCCGTCCACCGTCTATGCGGCCTATCACCGGTACGCCGGCCCGAGGGACATCGCGGTGTACCACTACAACGGTCACGAGGGCGGTGGCCCGTACGGCGTCCCGCGCACGTTGGCCGCCCTGGCCGAGACCCTCGGCCGCCCGACCGCTCAGTCCGACACACCGTCCGGGTCAGGTCCGGACGCGGCCAGCGCACTCCCGATGGCGGCGCCCGCCCGGACCACCGCCCGCGCGTGA
- a CDS encoding SGNH/GDSL hydrolase family protein, which produces MPITRARAAPITKACEARRPTPAARVLSRRALLGGAGALVGLAARPTRAAGAPTAAGATAEVRSDPGAGGAGWAASWATAPVAPTGADPVASVGFTDTTVRQVLRLSAGGQVRLRFGNPFGADPVLIGPVSVAFGTGGAHIDTGTSAAVTFGGSPTGLLAAGATLVSDPVVRPAPGGPRPWQADDGGDVVVSVYLAGPTGPVSFHRNVHATGYAAPGDRVLDPGAAFVPSGTASYLVTGLDVPARGRAVVAVLGDSIAEGVGTTTDANSRWPDLLAGRVPAGRPGDRQRMPAVANLGISGNRVLLDDARFGVSGQARLDRDVFGLPGLSTLLVHLGINDIQQPPSQLEASVILAGLDQIVRRARDQGLRVLGATVTPFEGWQRYTPELEQVRARVNAGILGGLFDAVADFDEAVRDPARPQRLLPAYDSGDGLHPNDAGAQALADAVPLRELR; this is translated from the coding sequence GTGCCCATCACGAGGGCGCGCGCCGCACCCATCACGAAGGCGTGCGAAGCACGACGGCCCACACCGGCCGCTCGCGTGCTGAGCCGGCGGGCGCTGCTCGGCGGAGCCGGTGCGCTGGTGGGCCTGGCCGCCCGCCCGACTCGCGCGGCGGGGGCGCCCACGGCGGCCGGGGCCACCGCCGAGGTGCGCAGCGACCCGGGAGCCGGTGGCGCGGGCTGGGCGGCGAGCTGGGCGACGGCGCCGGTCGCGCCCACCGGTGCGGACCCGGTGGCGAGCGTTGGATTCACCGACACCACGGTGCGGCAGGTGCTGCGGCTGAGCGCCGGCGGCCAGGTGCGGCTGCGGTTCGGCAATCCGTTCGGGGCCGACCCGGTCCTGATCGGTCCGGTATCGGTGGCGTTCGGCACCGGCGGGGCGCACATCGACACCGGCACGAGCGCGGCGGTCACGTTCGGCGGGTCACCGACCGGGCTGCTCGCCGCCGGCGCCACGCTCGTCAGCGACCCGGTGGTCCGGCCGGCGCCGGGCGGTCCCCGACCGTGGCAGGCGGACGACGGCGGCGACGTGGTGGTCAGCGTCTACCTCGCGGGACCGACCGGTCCGGTGAGTTTCCACCGCAACGTGCATGCGACCGGCTACGCGGCGCCCGGTGACCGGGTCCTCGATCCGGGCGCGGCGTTCGTCCCCAGCGGCACCGCGTCGTACCTGGTCACCGGGCTGGACGTGCCCGCGCGGGGTCGTGCGGTCGTGGCAGTGCTCGGCGACTCGATCGCCGAGGGGGTCGGCACCACCACGGACGCGAACTCACGCTGGCCCGACCTGCTCGCCGGCCGCGTCCCGGCCGGGCGGCCCGGTGACCGGCAGCGCATGCCGGCGGTCGCGAACCTCGGCATCAGCGGGAACCGGGTGCTCCTCGACGATGCCCGGTTCGGGGTGAGCGGCCAGGCGCGTCTGGACCGGGACGTGTTCGGGCTGCCGGGCCTGTCCACCTTGCTGGTGCACCTCGGCATCAACGACATCCAGCAGCCGCCGAGCCAGCTCGAGGCCTCGGTGATCCTGGCGGGCCTCGACCAGATCGTTCGCCGCGCGCGCGACCAGGGCCTGCGTGTCCTCGGCGCGACCGTGACACCGTTCGAGGGCTGGCAGCGGTACACCCCGGAGCTGGAGCAGGTACGCGCCAGGGTCAACGCGGGCATCCTCGGCGGCCTCTTCGACGCGGTCGCCGACTTCGACGAGGCCGTGCGCGACCCGGCCCGGCCCCAGCGGCTGTTGCCGGCCTACGACAGTGGCGACGGGCTGCACCCGAACGACGCGGGCGCCCAGGCTCTCGCGGATGCGGTGCCGCTGCGCGAGCTGCGCTGA
- a CDS encoding right-handed parallel beta-helix repeat-containing protein has translation MDLTRTTGRRRPGPTRTLAIVVSAVLAGTVATALPAVAEVAPAHHEVVSVTASGSDGNLPENAVDGDPTTRWSAQTIDGGEPQWLTIDLGAAHQVGYLGIAWHQGDQRESYFDIEVSVDGQTWTAATTGRASSGASLNFEPVELGVAPETGLAARYLRYVGHGNSASGWNSVTELRAYLPNPDGAVVDDLSDLLPGPDPDAEPWTAPGLVTPDGTPHEVAEPAPATGATLDVRDYGADPSPDTGDDAVALRAAIAAAAPGDTVLLPPGTYDLVSTDPADPTTHVVLRSGVHLIGSGADVTILRSALTEETSAGKVLRGYGIHDVVIAGLTITSTFDGPFSDDPNDNSIGGGPTYGIYLAHQGPNGSERVLVENVTVERFQRIAIRIERSRDVIVRGSHFANATSVGGGGAGYGIAIQGAPGEDRYAYADDSRHNLITGNTFDGTYLRHAILLQYYTHNNLISGNTITGGVLDAIDLHGEDEYLNEISRNTVTGGRAAGIALGNTGGGATQHDASGPGNWVHHNILRGNREAVIVMLGSPTTLIEHNVIVAGQFAPARSGIELRNAPGTVVRANIITGNRAEGFWGIRLVPDPGDDGHAAGDPTDVLIEANVVTGNANGVRIDAGTGIELRANVIAGNRGEDLLVADGAEVIGG, from the coding sequence ATGGATCTCACCCGAACCACCGGACGACGCCGTCCGGGACCCACCCGAACCCTGGCGATCGTCGTGAGCGCGGTCCTGGCCGGGACCGTCGCGACGGCGCTCCCGGCGGTGGCCGAGGTGGCCCCCGCCCACCACGAGGTCGTGAGCGTCACGGCGTCCGGAAGCGACGGCAACCTCCCCGAGAACGCGGTCGACGGGGATCCGACCACCCGTTGGTCCGCGCAGACGATCGACGGCGGCGAACCCCAGTGGCTCACCATCGACCTCGGGGCGGCGCACCAGGTCGGCTACCTCGGCATCGCCTGGCACCAGGGCGATCAGCGCGAGTCCTACTTCGACATCGAGGTCTCGGTCGACGGCCAGACGTGGACGGCAGCGACGACCGGGCGCGCAAGCTCCGGGGCCTCGCTGAACTTCGAGCCCGTGGAACTGGGGGTGGCGCCCGAGACCGGGCTCGCTGCCCGGTACCTGCGCTACGTCGGGCACGGCAACTCCGCGAGCGGCTGGAACAGTGTGACCGAGCTCCGGGCGTACCTGCCGAACCCCGACGGCGCCGTCGTGGACGATCTCTCCGACCTGCTGCCCGGCCCCGATCCGGACGCGGAGCCGTGGACGGCGCCCGGTCTGGTGACGCCGGACGGCACCCCGCACGAGGTCGCCGAACCCGCACCAGCGACCGGCGCCACGCTCGACGTGCGCGACTACGGGGCCGACCCGTCCCCCGACACCGGTGACGACGCCGTCGCCCTCCGTGCCGCGATCGCGGCGGCCGCGCCCGGGGACACCGTGCTCCTGCCGCCGGGGACGTACGACCTGGTCAGCACCGACCCCGCCGACCCCACCACCCATGTGGTGCTGCGCTCCGGGGTGCACCTGATCGGGTCCGGCGCCGACGTCACCATCCTGCGCTCCGCGCTCACCGAGGAGACCTCCGCCGGGAAGGTGCTGCGCGGCTACGGGATCCACGACGTCGTGATCGCCGGCCTGACCATCACCTCGACCTTCGACGGACCGTTCAGCGACGACCCGAACGACAACTCCATCGGCGGCGGCCCCACCTACGGGATCTACCTCGCCCACCAGGGGCCGAACGGCAGCGAACGGGTACTGGTCGAGAACGTCACCGTCGAGCGCTTCCAGCGGATCGCGATCCGGATCGAACGCAGCAGGGACGTGATCGTCCGCGGCAGCCACTTCGCGAACGCGACCTCCGTGGGCGGCGGCGGCGCCGGGTACGGCATCGCGATCCAGGGCGCCCCGGGCGAGGACCGGTATGCCTATGCCGACGACTCCCGGCACAACCTGATCACCGGCAACACCTTCGACGGCACGTATCTCAGGCACGCGATCCTGCTGCAGTACTACACCCACAACAACCTGATCAGCGGGAACACGATCACCGGCGGCGTGCTCGACGCGATCGACCTGCACGGCGAGGACGAGTACCTCAACGAGATCAGCCGGAACACGGTCACCGGTGGCAGGGCGGCGGGCATCGCCCTCGGCAACACCGGCGGTGGCGCCACCCAGCACGACGCCTCCGGGCCGGGCAACTGGGTCCACCACAACATCCTGCGGGGCAACCGGGAGGCCGTGATCGTGATGCTCGGCTCGCCGACGACCCTGATCGAGCACAACGTCATCGTCGCGGGCCAGTTCGCGCCGGCACGCTCCGGGATCGAGCTGCGCAACGCGCCGGGGACCGTGGTCCGGGCCAACATCATCACCGGGAACCGGGCCGAGGGATTCTGGGGGATCCGACTGGTCCCGGACCCGGGCGACGACGGTCACGCCGCCGGTGACCCCACCGACGTGCTGATCGAGGCCAATGTCGTGACCGGGAACGCGAACGGAGTCCGTATCGACGCCGGCACCGGGATCGAGCTGCGGGCCAACGTGATCGCCGGCAACCGTGGCGAGGACCTGCTCGTCGCCGATGGCGCGGAGGTGATCGGCGGCTGA
- a CDS encoding DUF1772 domain-containing protein has protein sequence MDWLPVVAVVVTGLMVGVEASVAFVINPITDRLPENAGLLARADGGRMLGRLMPFWYFGSLLLTAATALLLPEAAIAAWIAAALLTLSVIISITLLVPINNRSKTWTPETAPADWREQVGRWDALHYLRVAIIVAAFTLLTVAVAA, from the coding sequence ATGGACTGGTTGCCAGTCGTCGCAGTGGTGGTCACGGGACTGATGGTGGGGGTCGAGGCATCGGTGGCGTTCGTCATCAACCCGATCACCGACCGGCTGCCGGAGAACGCCGGGCTCCTCGCCCGAGCCGACGGTGGTCGGATGCTCGGCCGGCTGATGCCGTTCTGGTACTTCGGTTCGCTCCTGCTCACCGCCGCGACGGCTCTGCTGCTGCCCGAGGCAGCCATCGCGGCCTGGATCGCCGCGGCCCTGCTGACGCTGAGTGTGATCATCTCGATCACCCTGCTGGTACCCATCAACAACCGGTCGAAGACCTGGACGCCCGAGACGGCGCCGGCCGACTGGCGCGAACAGGTGGGGCGCTGGGACGCCCTGCACTACCTGCGCGTCGCCATCATCGTCGCCGCGTTCACGCTGCTGACCGTCGCGGTCGCCGCCTGA
- a CDS encoding TetR/AcrR family transcriptional regulator: MTTPAAAHKARRLAEREARIVAAARALAEDQGWEAVTTRRLSDAIGYSQPVLYSHFPEGRSQIVTAVALDGMVELSAAMVAATAPDAARTGAEGVRALVTSYLDFAERHPATYEAMFRLPIGVPFASAETPRPLRDAFEAIVITLRGLDRPPADLETAAEVLWGAVHGVATLQRAARFSPGNEGRRVDELVRHFAN, encoded by the coding sequence ATGACCACACCGGCAGCAGCGCACAAGGCACGTCGGCTCGCGGAGCGGGAGGCGCGGATCGTCGCCGCGGCCCGTGCGCTCGCCGAGGATCAGGGCTGGGAGGCCGTGACGACGCGTCGGCTCTCGGACGCGATCGGGTACAGCCAGCCCGTGCTCTACTCGCACTTCCCCGAGGGAAGATCCCAGATCGTCACCGCCGTGGCACTCGACGGCATGGTCGAGCTCTCGGCGGCGATGGTCGCGGCGACCGCACCCGACGCGGCTCGGACCGGCGCGGAGGGAGTCCGCGCGCTCGTCACGTCCTACCTGGACTTCGCCGAGCGGCATCCGGCCACCTACGAGGCGATGTTCCGGCTGCCGATCGGTGTGCCGTTCGCGTCCGCGGAGACACCCCGCCCGCTGCGCGACGCGTTCGAGGCGATCGTCATCACCCTCCGCGGTCTCGACCGGCCGCCGGCCGACCTGGAGACGGCCGCGGAGGTGCTCTGGGGCGCCGTGCACGGCGTGGCCACCCTCCAACGGGCCGCGCGCTTCTCGCCCGGGAACGAGGGGCGACGCGTCGACGAGCTCGTTCGCCACTTCGCGAACTGA
- a CDS encoding carbohydrate ABC transporter permease translates to MSRRFGAARLGREALMVLVACAFIFPFYVFFTVSMKTQAEVASNPLGLPTTLHLDNFATAWNRGDLGEAYLNSIIVVALSVLILVGFGSMAAYTLARRLSRLSTVAYLVFLVGLMIPLQLGMVPLYQFMNSANLLGTWTALILFEAGHQLPFTIFLYAGFIRALPREYEEAARVDGAGPVTMFRRIVFPLLRPITGTVVILTGITTWNDFLTPLLYVGGSSQQTLPVAIYAFRGEFATDWGVLFAGMAIAIIPLLIVYFFLQKYFIIGFASGIKG, encoded by the coding sequence ATGAGCCGGCGGTTCGGGGCGGCACGGCTGGGCCGCGAGGCGCTCATGGTCCTCGTCGCGTGCGCGTTCATCTTCCCGTTCTACGTGTTCTTCACGGTCTCGATGAAGACGCAGGCCGAGGTCGCCTCGAACCCGCTCGGACTGCCGACCACGCTGCACCTGGACAACTTCGCCACCGCCTGGAACCGCGGCGATCTGGGCGAGGCGTACCTCAACTCGATCATCGTGGTGGCCCTCAGCGTGCTCATCCTGGTCGGCTTCGGCTCCATGGCCGCCTACACGCTGGCCCGACGGCTGAGCCGGCTCAGCACCGTGGCGTACCTGGTGTTCCTGGTCGGGCTGATGATCCCGCTGCAGCTCGGCATGGTGCCGCTGTACCAGTTCATGAACTCGGCGAACCTGCTCGGCACCTGGACCGCTCTGATCCTGTTCGAGGCCGGGCACCAGCTCCCGTTCACGATCTTCCTGTACGCGGGGTTCATCCGGGCGCTGCCCCGCGAGTACGAGGAGGCCGCGCGGGTCGACGGCGCCGGTCCGGTCACGATGTTCCGCAGGATCGTGTTCCCGCTGCTGCGTCCGATCACCGGCACCGTCGTGATCCTCACCGGGATCACCACCTGGAACGACTTCCTCACCCCGCTGCTCTACGTGGGCGGCAGCAGCCAGCAGACGCTGCCGGTGGCGATCTACGCGTTCCGCGGCGAGTTCGCCACGGACTGGGGAGTGCTGTTCGCGGGCATGGCGATCGCGATCATCCCGCTGCTGATCGTCTACTTCTTCCTGCAGAAGTACTTCATCATCGGGTTCGCGAGCGGCATCAAGGGCTGA
- a CDS encoding carbohydrate ABC transporter permease, translating into MTSAVTTATSPRTTGPTPSGRKGRLTPGGVPYALLLPAFVLYAMVVLYPTLSGAVYAFTDWTGRADGTKFVGWANFAEIFSDVAARSALRNSLVIAVSVTVVQTLVGLALALALHTSLVTRNVLRTLFFAPALLPPVIIAFLWTFILTPQGPLNTVLRGLGLDFLAQNWLGDSSLALWTVIGVVIWQSAGLTMVIYLAGLQGIPTELNESAALDGASWWQRTRLVTVPLLIPATTVAMSLTLISSLKLFDQVFAMTGGGPGYATETLSVIMYKEAFVSGRFGYSTAIALVLTMIVFAFTMVQLGALRRFDVDR; encoded by the coding sequence GTGACCTCAGCCGTGACCACGGCGACGTCACCGCGAACGACCGGACCGACGCCGTCGGGCAGGAAGGGACGCCTGACCCCGGGCGGGGTGCCGTACGCGCTGCTGCTGCCCGCGTTCGTCCTCTACGCCATGGTGGTGCTCTACCCGACCCTGTCCGGGGCGGTGTACGCGTTCACCGACTGGACCGGACGGGCCGACGGCACGAAATTCGTCGGCTGGGCCAACTTCGCGGAGATCTTCTCCGACGTGGCGGCCCGGTCGGCGCTGCGGAACTCGCTGGTCATCGCCGTGTCGGTGACCGTGGTGCAGACGCTCGTCGGGCTCGCGCTGGCCCTGGCGCTGCACACGTCGCTGGTGACCAGGAACGTGCTCCGCACGCTGTTCTTCGCACCCGCTCTGCTGCCGCCGGTGATCATCGCGTTCCTCTGGACGTTCATCCTCACCCCGCAGGGGCCGTTGAACACGGTATTGCGCGGGCTGGGGCTGGACTTCCTCGCGCAGAACTGGCTCGGCGACTCCTCGCTGGCGCTGTGGACCGTGATCGGCGTGGTGATCTGGCAGAGCGCCGGGCTGACCATGGTGATCTACCTGGCCGGGCTGCAGGGGATCCCCACCGAGCTCAACGAGTCCGCCGCGCTGGACGGGGCGTCGTGGTGGCAGCGCACCCGCCTCGTCACGGTGCCGCTGCTCATCCCCGCGACCACGGTCGCGATGTCGCTGACCCTGATCAGCAGCCTGAAGCTGTTCGACCAGGTGTTCGCGATGACCGGCGGTGGGCCCGGCTACGCCACCGAGACGCTGTCCGTGATCATGTACAAGGAGGCCTTCGTGTCCGGCCGGTTCGGCTACTCCACCGCGATCGCCCTGGTGCTCACGATGATCGTGTTCGCCTTCACGATGGTCCAGCTCGGCGCCCTGCGACGATTCGACGTGGACCGATGA